A single region of the Cynocephalus volans isolate mCynVol1 chromosome 12, mCynVol1.pri, whole genome shotgun sequence genome encodes:
- the LOC134361143 gene encoding olfactory receptor 4C16-like, with the protein MHLNNKVTKFILLGLTQDPVWKKMVFTTFLLFYLGTLFGNLLIIVTIKTSWVLQSPMYFFLFYLSLSDTCFCTSTAPRMIVDALLRKTTISFTECMIQLFSSHFFGCLEIFILILMAVDRYVTICKPLHYMTITSHQVHGVLVAMAWVGSCVHSLAQIFLALSLPFCGPNVIDHYFCDLQPLLKLACSDTYVINLLLVSNGGAICTVRFVRLMFSYVVILHSLRNHSAEGRRKALSTCISHITMVIFFFGPCIFIYIRPAATFPMDKMIAVFYTIGTPLLNPLIYTLRNAEVKNAMRKLCGSKRLISDDER; encoded by the coding sequence ATGCACCTGAATAATAAGGTGACTAAGTTTATTCTGCTTGGGTTGACACAGGATCCTGTTTGGAAGAAAATGGTGTTTACCACTTTCTTGCTTTTCTACTTGGGGACATTGTTTGGTAACTTGCTGATCATTGTAACCATCAAGACCAGTTGGGTACTTCAGAgtcccatgtacttcttccttttctacttATCCTTATCTGACACCTGCTTCTGTACTTCCACAGCCCCTAGAATGATTGTGGATGCCCTTTTGAGAAAGACCACTATTTCTTTCACAGAATGCATGATCCAACTCTTTTCATCCCATTTCTTTGGCTGCCTGGAGATCTTCATCCTTATACTCATGGCTGTTGACCGCTATGTGACCATCTGTAAGCCCCTGCACTACATGACCATCACGAGCCACCAAGTCCATGGTGTGTTGGTGGCCATGGCCTGGGTAGGCTCCTGTGTGCATTCTTTAGCTCAGATTTTTCTTGCCTTGAGTTTGCCTTTCTGTGGCCCCAATGTAATCGATCACTACTTCTGTGACTTGCAGCCCTTGTTGAAACTTGCCTGTTCAGACACTTATGTGATCAACTTACTCCTGGTGTCCAATGGTGGTGCCATTTGCACAGTGAGATTTGTCAGGCTGATGTTCTCCTATGTTGTCATCTTGCATTCCCTGAGGAACCACAGTGCTGAAGGGAGGAGGAAAGCCCTGTCTACCTGCATCTCCCACATCACCATGGTCATCTTCTTCTTTGGTCcatgcatatttatatacatacgtCCTGCAGCCACCTTTCCCATGGATAAGATGATAGCTGTGTTTTATACAATTGGGACACCTTTGCTCAACCCTCTGATTTATACGCTGAGGAATGCAGAAGTGAAAAATGCGATGAGGAAGTTATGTGGGAGCAAGAGATTGATCTCAGATGATGAAAGATGA